CCGATATCCAGGATAAACTAGGCAGAACTCATGGTTAGTATGATTCGGTCGCTGCCTGCAAGTGCTTCTATCGATAAGTAGGTGATATGCGCAATTTGCTTCTCCTATCCCCATAGAAGATGCCGTTAGTGACATACTCGTGTGCCTGGGGGAAGAACTGATCCACACCGGATGCGTGGGTATCATCGAACGGGCATTCAAATGTCTCGGCTCAGATCTGCAGGAGTTTCTGGGCTCACTGGACGGCGTTTACGATGTGCTGAAGCTACAGGAGGAGGATATATCCGACACTGGGTTCGTGTGCGCCGGTGAGGGTGAGCTAATCTTCACGACCGAGCGACCAGTCTTGTCGTGGCTGTTACTTGGCTGCTTGAAAGCGCTTAGCCGCCTGCTGTTCAACCAGGAGCCGTTCGTTGAGCTACAGCCACTTCACGGGGACACGCTGCAGTACCGGTACCTGCTGAGAACGGATCCCCTGGAGATGCCGGCTTTGCGGCTTCCCGTAATTGCTGCCGGAAAACTGGCCGTGGACCTACGCGACACTGTTTCGTCCGATGCGCGCGATCTGAAAATCAGCAATCAATTTTTCTGTGACGCATTCCCATGGCACTTCATCATGGACGAGCAGCTCAATCTGGTCCAGATGGGACAAGCCTTTAGCCGGCTCTTTAAAAGCCATGTGAGCGCAGGAGTAGCGTTAGTGGCCAGCATGGTTTTCCGCCTTAAGCGACCGCGTGGGCTGCAACTTAACTTCCGCGAAATAGTTCGGCGCACCAACACGCCATTCATGATATCGCTGCGTGCCCCACCAGGGCTGCCAGACTTTTTCGCCAAAGGCTTGGAGATCAAGGGGCAGATGGTGTTCTGTCCGGAGTCTAACACTCTACTGTTCGTTGGCTCGCCCTTTCTGGATGGACTGGAAGGGTTGACCTGCAACGGTCTGTTTATATCGGACATACCGCTGCACGACGCTACGCGGGAGGTGATTCTGGTTGGTGAACAGGCAAGAGCACAAGATGGACTGCGGCGCCGGATGGACAAGCTGAAAAGTTCAATCGAAGAAGCGAACGCAGCCGTTATCAAGGAACGCAAGAAGAATGTCAGCCTTCTGCAGCTGATCTTCCCCGCCGAAATAGCCGAGCGCCTCTGGCTAGGGGCTCAAATCGATGCTAAAACCTACCCGAATGTGACCATGCTGTTCAGTGATATAGTCGGCTTTACGAGTATCTGTTCGCGCGCCACTCCCTTCATGGTAATCAACATGCTGGAAAACCTGTACAAGCACTTTGACGAACTGTGCGGGTTTTTCGACGTCTACAAAGTAGAGACAATCGGTGACGCGTACTGCGTCGCAAGCGGTTTGCACCGAGCCAGTATTTATGATGCCCATAAGGTGGCCTGGATGGCGCTGAGAATGATCGAAACGTGCACACTGTACAACACACACGACGGCCAGCATATCAAGGTCGTTATGTCGCTTCCaacaatttaatcaatttctACACTGATTGCTTTGCTTTGTCGTTTCAGATGCGGATTGGCATCCATACGGGCACGGTGTTGGCTGGTGTCGTTGGACGCAAAATGCCCAGATACTGCCTATTTGGGCATAACGTGACCATAGCAAATAAGTTTGAATCCGGCAGCGAGGCGTGCAAGATCAACATCAGCCCCACTACCCGCGATTGGCTAGTGAAACAGTCGGATTATTGCTTCGAGCTGCAGACACGAGATGTCTCATGCATGCCGAAAGAATTTACTGACTCTAGAGGTCAGACCTGCTTCTTCCTGGAAGGCTACAAACATCCAACCCTTCCCGACGATCGCTCACTTAAAGAGCACATAGAGGAGGCAATGAAGCAGACGCTTTTGGACACAAATGATACGACTATTACCGTAGATGTAGCCCAATAAGCATTTTGTATCGATAAGGGACCAGACGTTGATGGTTTCggataaattattaaaaatgggACACTTGTCTTGAAACGTACCAAACAGACAACCACTACATTGGAAAAAGGCAAATTCAATCAGAGCATCCTTCCTTCCAAATTCATATGAATTTCCACAGTCCATTTTCCTATCATCAAAGTCCACAGCATCAGCGCATTGAGCTGCCATGCCTAGttaataaatatatttttgttCATTATTGCTCTATTTTTGCGCCTCATCGAAACGTAAGGATAAACGCATTTTAACGTAGGACAAATTCGCTTCTCTTTGGGAACGGTATGAATAGATGCAATTTAATATATAAAAGCCGAAAAAATCCTAAAAAGTGTTTGCGATAGCAAGGCATTTTCGTCTAATCACAAGATATAAATGAAGCAAACGTAAAAACGTTGAACGATAAATAACTGATATTAGGGACTAAATTGCCAAACCATGTTAGTATTCTACAGGGTAGCTGATGTTTATTgactgtttatttttctatgATGACTGTTGATTTCCCATAGACGTTGATACGGTTGCCGGAATCAAGTGGCAAAGTAAAACGAATTGCTGATGACCTACTCATCAAAAATTCTGCATGCAACATAATCAAAGTTTATTCTCTGTGAATAATATTACTCATCACtcaatatttgtttcgttttcggttcttATCTCACGTTGCAGCCTTTTTgtgtaaatgtaaaaataaaaaaggcacGCAAACTCGCTTATCATTCACTGTTGAAATATGATGTATGATGCACTGTTGTAACAAAGATGGCTTTGCAGTTTTACTGTGTCAGGGTTGAGTTGGGCTATTACGTTCCTCTacctttgtttcgtttttagaTTGCCTTCTATTTTTAATATAGAAAGAATTTGGAAATATGTTGATTGCCTAACAAAGTATACATTGTAATATGAAAGTGTCTCACAAAATGCTGTGTAGGCCTGATTATTTTATGCATGCAACTAGGTTAAGAATTAGTTTCATAACATCAAAGACGCAAGTGTTCGATAAGCGAAAAACGATTGAATACATCGATCGCCAGAAATAAATGTTCACCGTATATTATCGTAGATTCATATTTTATAAAAGTATCAAGTTTGTTCTGGAAACGACGGTATTAAACGCACATCAATGCAGATCTATTGCTTCAAAGTTTTGTTACCTACGAGTCTTCCTGAATGCCATAACGTGGATCTCTGTACTTGCTCCGTTGCTTAAAATGATTGTCCGTTCTAATGTGGAATaagataataaaaatcataataataaaatcataCGGTCTAAGCAACATCCATTGTTCTTGTGCTCCATTGTGCATACATTTTCTTCAATGTTACATACTGCAGTTAAGAGCATTTTTGCCTGGTAACTTGAGATAAAGTTAAGATGTAAcctttttcaacatttcccCAACGGCTGGCGCCTTACCTTCATCACCTTCATAACATTaatgcacaaaaaaaggtGCAAATGATATTGATTGttataaacatttaaatacaTGGTGAATGTTCGATGTAGAGCGTTCTATGTAGTGTGTTTGTATCGACGAACAATTCAGGTTGCACTTATGATAACACGTTTGTGGAGCAGACTGGATCCGGGATGCATTATGTACTGGGAGACAGTCAATTTAGCAGTTTCCCTTAGCCTGAGGCAGCGAGTTAACAGTTTCATTATCAAGGCACCCTTGGCCGGTCAACAGACCCGGCTGTGAACCGATCAGCTGATCTACAGCAGCGGCGACTTTATCAGGCCAGCGTTATTatgtttattatattttcGTGCATTTCCTTCGTCCTCGGAGTCGTACGAGTGAGCATCAATCTACCCGGGTCCATAATCAAGTGAATGGAAACGTCCCAAACCACTTCTAGCGCTGTGCGTTTGCATCGTTGGGCCCGCGGACGGCTCTGCTTACCGGCGGCACAAGGTTCAATGAACAAGGGACCCACTGACTGGCTATCAAGTacgaaataaatgaaataattcgTGGCACTGCGTAGGCCCGTGATCTATAAAAGTCGCTGAACCGACGGCTCAGAGCACCAGTTCCGCACCGATCATTGTGACGTCGCCATAGCTTCTGGATCCAGCAACGCATCGTACGATGAAACTGTTCGCAATCATTTTGGCCCTAGGCGCTGTGGTAAGTCCAAACCAACCGACCATCCGAAGAGACTTCGATATCGATGTTAGCTTGTTATGCTGTGTTTAACATCGTTTCTCTTATGCAGGTCAGCGCAGAGTTCGTAGTGCAGACGCGCGACGATCTCCTCCAGTACCGTGGCGAGTGCGTGAAGTCGCTCGGTGTATCGGACGAGATGTTAGAGAAGTATAAGTCGTGGAACTTCCCGGAAGATGACACCACCCAATGCTACATCAAATGCATCTTCAAAAAGATGCAACTGTTTGACGACACTAACGGTCCCAACGTGGACAACCTGGTCCTACAGTTGGCGCACGGCCGGGACGCCGAAGAAGTGCGCAGCGAGATCAACAAGTGCACCGGTAGCAACACCGACGGCAACATCTGTCACTGGGCATTCCGTGGCTTCCAGTGCTTCCAGAAGAACAACCTGTCGCTGATTAAGGCCAGTGTGAAGAAAGATTGAACCTTCTTGACACGTACTCTTCCTTCCACCCACGCAAAAGAAGGCAGCttgatggcggtggtgcgcAGCCGGTGTTCCGAAACAGAATAAAGTGATGTTTTGTTGCAGTAAACGGTGCATTGTGTAGTAATGGGTTCTATCAACTGTGCATCTATCAAAACACCGTTaatacacacacaaaaacaatgggGATGTTCGAAAATCCCGCAAGCGAACGACCATAGCAGCTGAAGGTAGTCATCTAAGGCTGTAAGATATTACAAAACGCCCTCTGGATAACATGGATCGAAGATTTGCGAATGAAATGCGATACAAGAACATCACAAATTACGCGTACTTGCTTGCGACCAGTTGACAATGGTGTCTTGCATTCGCTCCAGTCAAACCACATATGGTCGCCTTGGGCCGAACCAATATGCTGTTATGCTGCAATACGGTAAGAGTCACTCACTGGGACGAAGTATGCTATACACTGGGCAGTCGGTTGCTATAGAACTATTGAGCGTAAACAGTTGTGACGACCAGCAAGCACGTGTGCTATGCATAGAAACCTATTGTGGCTAAATAATCCACGCATTCCAACACACCATGATCGGTGCTTTAAAACCAAGTCTACGATAAACCGCGCACATGGTCCACGCCACCAGCCAGTAGTCTCCATAGCAGCCCCGATAAACAAGCTGATGGCTGATGTTATATACAACTGACTCATACTTCTTAGCCGCCGCCAATGTCCTTAGCAATACACACCACCAGCAAGCTAGCCCACCCCGCGTTACGGCGGCTCACAGTGCAAAGAAATCAATAGGTCTGTGCCTGCGGACGGTGCTCACAATGAAAGCAAGAAGAAACAATCACCAGCTAATGCTGCCTGAATCTTGAAAAGTTTGGTGCCGTTTTTCTCTTTGCGACCACGAACTACTGTGAGCTCGGGGAAACACCCTCCCCTGCGAAGGAGAAAGGGTGTGGCGGACTTGAAAGGTGATAGTTGGGCGAagtttatacaaaaaaaacgcattaATGTGCCCCGCTTTCGATGTCTATGTCCCGCCTGACGGAAGTTTTACCACGTGAGCAAATTAGGTAGTCCCGGCGTGAAGGACAGCGTCGACTGCTGCTACCGGTGTTTGCTGGCGACTTCGTCTTCGACCTCCACAAACCTAGGCTTCAGGAGTCATAATCGCTTCCTGACGGTGGTCCCCCGGCGGCTGGTTTGggcggaatggaaaaaaaacagatattTGTTCGCTGATAAGAAAAGTCACCTCCAACTACCACACTGCTACACTGTGCTGtgcttttccttcgccggcggcgtcggcgtgCGCTGGCCGAGGATAGCATAATTTACTCACCCAAAGCGTGTTCGTGTCAAGGCTTTCCGCCGTGTTTGTCGGTGGCACGGCCATAAGTTTGTGACTTTGGTGTGCTGGACCCCGGGCGCTTCGGTTTGACATCCGTTGCTATTTTAGCGTGATTGGCAGCTTTGGCGTTGGTCCACAGAGCACTGAAAGTTCCGTGAAAAGGGAtccaaaaaaattgtttgtatTCGCCACTGGCTCCCCCCAGGTTTGGCCACTTTGGTCGGTCGGACGAACGGCACGACGGAACGCTTTGGGGATGATCGTAGCTGCGGTCCTATCGATGCCATGGTTGTTCCatgcttttaaaataaatcccaaacattttatttctatCACTTACGGGCTGGTTGACTATATGAGCTCCACGGCACTGATTTGTACGGTAAGCCCGTAATTTTAAAGTAAGTAAGATTGGCAATTTGGTAAAGGAGTTGTTAATTCAACCTAGAGAGCTCAAAAAAACTACAAATCGAGCGCCGGTTGCCGATGCCCCGATGCGTTCAGAGAAAATACCCTCAACAGAAGCAGAAGCCCCAAAACTACTTCACCCTAGCGTTAGTTCGACGTGCTTGTAATTGCTTTCCTATCTCGCTTTCAATCTTCTTATTCTACCCCGAAACAGGAGTACAGGACGACTGCCGAGCCGACTGTTCGCAGGGCGAGCACTATGCACGCcaaaatatttacacaaatTAATATACATAAGGGTTGAGAGTGCCGGTCGTTGCTATAGCCGGGCCCCATCATTTATGTTGCCGAATATTGCCGAGCGCCGTGCGAGAGACCGAAGGGGAACGAAAGcgaccgggtggtggtgtttcggCGGGCGATGAGCAACAAAATGCCGAAAAGCATAACCTCGACGgcagccggcaccggcagcggtgacggcggtggcgcggACAGCGGAAAACCCCTGTCGACGGCAATCAACAACCCGCCCAAGGGAGGGGCAATGATAATGAAAagcgtttccattttcctcgcTAGTGGCAGACGAGCGTCGGGCCAAACGAGAGATCCGGGCGGGAAAGCTAGTACCTCGCGGGGCCCGCGTCCAGTGCCAGTGAAGGAGCCGCCGAGCAAGGGCCCACGGAGCAAGATATCGCGCGACAACCGCCGGATCCTCGCCAGGATGGACGAGCTGAACGGCAAGCTGAACCCGAAGACGCTGGAGATGTACAAGCGACGCACACACTTTTTCAAGTAGGTAGTCCCTGTTCTTACGCTTTCCGCCCTAAAGATCTTCTGGCGGTCGAACGGTCGAGCCACCCAAGAGAGCCAAGAGCACGCGTCAGGTCAGAGCCTGTTCGGACTGTTCGGGTCAGAGTAGAAAGGAAGTTCGTGTGGTGTATAAAATTCCATCAAATACAGTGCAACAAGAAATCACCGCATCGAGGGCAAGATCCGCAAGATCCTTCTGAATTCGAAACGGTCCGAAGCAAACTGTGAGCACAGTCCGAACAAACCCTACGTACCTAAATTTAATTTGGGAGGTACAGCATAGCCGAAATTAAGAAGGAGAGTAGATCGATTGTTTCATCTCACTACCGAAACATTCCAGCTTCGAgtaaatggaaataaaacagaGACCCTCGTCGCCTGATTG
Above is a genomic segment from Anopheles bellator chromosome X, idAnoBellAS_SP24_06.2, whole genome shotgun sequence containing:
- the LOC131214080 gene encoding head-specific guanylate cyclase, encoding MACPFAKHASADNFQRHPSIAEAHNWNLDEDLSELSGDALTLTHLNAAIQLLTAPSNENVHEAFLSLVAKYSNRWPGLSEIKCERESLSVYPHYDYLADIQDKLGRTHEDAVSDILVCLGEELIHTGCVGIIERAFKCLGSDLQEFLGSLDGVYDVLKLQEEDISDTGFVCAGEGELIFTTERPVLSWLLLGCLKALSRLLFNQEPFVELQPLHGDTLQYRYLLRTDPLEMPALRLPVIAAGKLAVDLRDTVSSDARDLKISNQFFCDAFPWHFIMDEQLNLVQMGQAFSRLFKSHVSAGVALVASMVFRLKRPRGLQLNFREIVRRTNTPFMISLRAPPGLPDFFAKGLEIKGQMVFCPESNTLLFVGSPFLDGLEGLTCNGLFISDIPLHDATREVILVGEQARAQDGLRRRMDKLKSSIEEANAAVIKERKKNVSLLQLIFPAEIAERLWLGAQIDAKTYPNVTMLFSDIVGFTSICSRATPFMVINMLENLYKHFDELCGFFDVYKVETIGDAYCVASGLHRASIYDAHKVAWMALRMIETCTLYNTHDGQHIKMRIGIHTGTVLAGVVGRKMPRYCLFGHNVTIANKFESGSEACKINISPTTRDWLVKQSDYCFELQTRDVSCMPKEFTDSRGQTCFFLEGYKHPTLPDDRSLKEHIEEAMKQTLLDTNDTTITVDVAQ
- the LOC131213781 gene encoding general odorant-binding protein 99a-like produces the protein MKLFAIILALGAVVSAEFVVQTRDDLLQYRGECVKSLGVSDEMLEKYKSWNFPEDDTTQCYIKCIFKKMQLFDDTNGPNVDNLVLQLAHGRDAEEVRSEINKCTGSNTDGNICHWAFRGFQCFQKNNLSLIKASVKKD